A window from Citrus sinensis cultivar Valencia sweet orange chromosome 3, DVS_A1.0, whole genome shotgun sequence encodes these proteins:
- the LOC127900619 gene encoding uncharacterized mitochondrial protein AtMg00810-like — MVLIYVDDILITGPYSAALETFIAELSRVFALKDLGNLSYFLGIEVLYDAGCIYLSQRKYIRDLLSKVQLLECKGIDIPMSTGIKLQKETSGHLGQYVTDPTHYRSIVKGMQYLIQTRPEITFVVNKLSQYVSTPTMQHLHKEMKITGFTDADWACDLDDRKSVGAYCIYLGNNLMSWSSKKQSVIARSSAESEYRALASASAEIS, encoded by the exons ATGGTGCTGATCtatgtggatgatatcttAATTACAGGACCATATAGTGCAGCATTAGAAACCTTTATAGCTGAACTGAGCAGAGTCTTTGCATTGAAAGATTTGGGAAATTTGTCTTATTTTCTGGGTATTGAAGTTTTGTATGATGCAGGCTGTATTTATCTGTCACAAAGAAAATACATAAGAGATTTGTTATCCAAAGTTCAGCTACTTGAATGCAAAGGAATTGACATACCTATGAGCACTGGAATAAAGCTACAGAAGGAAACTTCAGGTCATCTTGGTCAATATGTTACTGATCCTACACATTACAGAAGCATTGTGAAGGGAATGCAGTATCTGATCCAAACAAGACCAGAAATTACATTTGTTGTCAACAAGTTAAGCCAGTATGTTTCCACTCCTACAATGCAACATTTG CATAAAGAGATGAAGATTACAGGATTCACTGAtgcagattgggcttgtgatcTTGATGATAGAAAATCTGTTGGTGCTTATTGCATTTACTTGGGAAACAATCTAATGTCATGGTCATCCAAAAAGCAATCAGTCATTGCCAGATCAAGTGCAGAAAGTGAATATAGAGCCTTAGCTTCAGCTAGTGCAGAGATAAGCTAG